From the genome of Meriones unguiculatus strain TT.TT164.6M chromosome X unlocalized genomic scaffold, Bangor_MerUng_6.1 ChrX_unordered_Scaffold_30, whole genome shotgun sequence, one region includes:
- the LOC110541399 gene encoding melanoma-associated antigen 10-like: MSHGQKRQCFQFQGESQAQREEKGLMAEWGESTDNNSSSFSSPTLPRKKPAGGIPIHQSPQRAPSPPNVMAAIPISPSDEAPGYQREEEPIQLQHALIAKVGGVVQFLLFKYRMKELTNKAEIVENIIKDDEPHYDRIFNEATVGLKIVFGLDVIEVDPVVHTYSIAIALGITYDGMLTDVQGMPKTGLLIIALGVICMHGDRVHEDVIWRALNRMGVTSVENHYVAGNAKELFTENFVQEGYLQYNLVPDSDPPHHEFLWGPRAQAEARIIDVLEYLVWVNSMT; encoded by the coding sequence ATGTCTCATGGTCAGAAGAGGCAGTGTTTCCAGTTTCAGGGAGAATCTCAGgcccaaagagaagaaaagggccTGATGGCTGAGTGGGGAGAGTCCACTGACAATAACTCCTCCTCTTTCAGTAGCCCAACCCTTCCCAGGAAGAAGCCCGCTGGTGGAATACCAATTCACCAGAGTCCTCAGAGAGCTCCGTCTCCTCCCAATGTCATGGCTGCCATTCCAATATCCCCATCTGATGAGGCCCCTGGCTACCAAAGAGAGGAGGAGCCCATTCAGTTGCAGCATGCACTAATTGCAAAGGTGGGTGGTGTGGTGCAGTTCCTGCTCTTCAAGTACAGAATGAAGGAGCTGACCAACAAGGCAGAGATTGTAGAAAATATTATCAAAGATGATGAGCCGCATTACGATAGGATCTTTAATGAGGCCACTGTGGGTTTGAAGATAGTCTTTGGCCTTGATGTGATAGAAGTGGACCCTGTTGTCCATACCTATTCCATTGCCATAGCCCTGGGGATCACCTATGACGGCATGCTTACTGATGTCCAGGGCATGCCTAAGACAGGCCTCCTAATAATTGCCCTAGGTGTCATCTGCATGCATGGCGACCGTGTCCATGAGGACGTGATCTGGCGAGCACTCAATAGGATGGGAGTAACTTCTGTGGAAAATCACTACGTAGCTGGGAATGCCAAGGAGCTTTTCACTGAAAATTTTGTGCAGGAGGGGTATCTGCAATACAATCTGGTGCCTGACAGTGATCCCCCTCACCACGAGTTCCTGTGGGGCCCAAGGGCCCAGGCTGAAGCCAGAATTATAGATGTCTTAGAGTATTTGGTTTGGGTCAACAGTATGACCTAA